In the genome of Rissa tridactyla isolate bRisTri1 chromosome Z, bRisTri1.patW.cur.20221130, whole genome shotgun sequence, the window ACTGCACTTTTTGGCCTTTTAAAGCTGCAGTCAGCTATTCCACCATTTAATTACCATAACCGCTAATCACCCACGGGTTAGCATTTCCCATTGCTAGCCCTGTGACAATACAGTTGCTAGACTACATATCTCACTGATACAAGCTATAACTCTGCCTGTGTTTTTAAGTAATTTCTCATTTCGTGTGTAATTCACCTAAGGTTTCCACTCTAAGTTCAGCCTCCTGAAAGCTACAAGTAACATTAATTATGTGATACTGAACCACTCAGTGTTTGTTCAGCTTTTTATAACAGCCTTGTATCTCTTTAACTCTTTTGTACATGGACACTGTACTATTAGAAGAGATGAACACAAGTGGGAGGCAGTGAGATGATTTTGATAAACACCTGAAAGCATTCTTTATTTCTCTATTAAAGAGTCACTCAGACATAggaataaaaaattttaaaaatttagcaATAAAAGAGGAGCGTCTGTTTGTGTTGTTTGGCTTTGTTTGGAGGAACAGACAGGATTAAGGAGGACATAGCACAACATTTTACTCTCATACCCTATCCGTTGTGCTATACTGCTTTTAAAGTAGTTTCCATCATTGCTTTCTGTCTCTGCACTCTGAAGGGCCTGATGCAAGATGGCATTTTGTGTGGAGTCAGCAACATTGAATGTGACAAACCACAGGTCTCTACCATAGTTCTGCTGAACTCTCGAGCAAACCCTTCCAAACACAGCTCTTAGCCCATGTAGCTCCCAAGTGGCTTTTATGGCTATCAATGTATTGATATTTGGTCAAAATACTAAGTgtccactaaaaagaaaaaaggtatcagaataacaaaaccagaaatacctGCACTCTGTTTCTTCTTAAGCAGGGAAGCACAAGCTGCATTGGTTGCCATTTCTAAAGCCAGTTTCTTCTCATTGTTCTTCAGATCTGTTCTTGCCCCTTTATAATAGAAAATTTTCATCATCAATCACTGTCCCAGCTATTTCTTCAGCAATGGTATTATGATATGAATTTCAGTAGCATGGGTAGAACAGTAATGGACAATGGAATCTCATCTGTGGACTGCTCTGAAGCAGATTAAAAGCTATGGATGCTCTTCCATACGCTACAGTTGGCTAGGGAATTCGCTGGCTGCTCTCCCTTTCCAGGCAGCAGATGTCACTGCTGTTCTGGGGTTAAGTGCCTAATTTTGTCTGCAAAGCAGGATGAAATTTATCTTGAGCAGGTGAGAGGTCTACTTTCCAAACAGCTGCCAGAATTTTCTGCAAGGCTTATAAAGTCAGGCAGGCAAGCTGGCTAAGGACTGTACCTGGGTTAtaggaaaacagttaaaaaaatacagattaataaaCATTCAGGAATCTAGTCTGCCACACAGATTGTTGAAATCTTGGTGAAGATCTTTACCCTTTGCCAGCAGCATCTCTACAATATCTGCATAACCTTTCCATGCAGCAGCATGCAAAGCTGTGTCTCCCAATTTGTTCTGTGGAGTTAGAGGGAAAAGCAACAGgattaaaatacagcaaaaaaacttTCAGCTTGTACCAAGGATGAATAACATCACACCCCTACTGTAAGGGTCTGTTGGTTTAACTTACCTGTTGGTTTAATTCTAGGTTTGCCTGGGTAAACAGAACATCCACTATATCTGCAGAAAATAGCAGggggaaatgaagagaaaaagttaGTGGGAgcaaaataggcttttttttgttCATAGTATAAATTGTGGTTAAGATTTAATGAAAGAGCAATCCAATCAGCTAATGAAAATCTGTAACAGTCAAACTGCATTGAGCAAACAAACATGAGTCACAAAGAAATGCTACCGCATAAAATACCCAAACAATACAACACTTATTTTTGGTCTGTCCCTCTTCCCACTCCACTTCTAACAGTTACACAGATTGGAATGCCTGcttcaacagcaacaacaaaacacacaggaTTTGATGGAGCTGAACCTCCCTTCTagatttaacttttcttttaaaaaaactagaatgatatttaaaaaatcctGGCTTTATTATTTAGTACTGCAATTTTAGCAATCAGTCTAACAAGCAAATCAAGAAAACCACAGAACAGTAAATTCAAATTAATTCTCCAATACCTTTGTGGCCTCCATGGCATGCCCAGTACAGAGCTGTGTTTCCAGCTTTGTCTAAGCCATTGACCCCAACTCGATTATCCAAACACTCTCTCAACCAGCTTAGGTTGCCTGAAAGACAAATTCagttctgatgatttttttttttcatttgaaaagttaACAGAACCATTAAAGGCATGTCGTTCTTTCTGAAGGGTATCAGTTCTCCTATGACCTTATGAGGAGAAAAAGTGATTAGCAGCAACACTTACAATTCATAAAACAACCAGTCCAAGTCACACCAAACATCTATACAATCACACAGTGGCAATTCTACCAGGCTGTAAACTTCTGAAAGCCGCAAAACTTACCAGATAACTTGTTCAAGATGCCAGACAACCAAAACAGACAGGACATCTTCATTCTAAATATATTATTATTgtggcagaaaacaaacaaataaatcatcCTTTAGCATTACACAACTAAAACCCAAATCACACTTACCACGTTTGGCAGCTTCATGCAGTGGGTTATCAATAGACTCAGCTTGCTCTGCCACTGAAATGAAACAGAGTAAATTCTAACTACTTCTGAAAGATATCTGACACCTGGAAACAGAACTTTCATTTATTCCAGAAGAACCAATAATACATATTTGATTCTAATGTGAAAAGGGATTTGTGAGTGATGGACTAGTCAGATACACTTCAATTTCCTGTGTATGGGAAAGCAATTCAAGAAGAGCTTGTGAAAACTTCAAACAGCAGCATCAAATTGATCAGTGGTTGCAAGACACCAGGAATCTGGCAatatttcatctctgtttttacTTCCTTTCCTACATTTGTAAGATGGGTTTGAACAGTCTGTAGTTATGAGTGAATTATTTCCAAGGGGTTTGGGAAGGGGAACTAAAAAAATTTGTCAATAGGATTCCTATTTGTTTTATGGGGATTTTATATTTTCCCTGGAAAACTTGCAGGAGATCCGCAAATCCAAACTGCTTAAACAATGTGTGTAGTGATGGGCAAATTGAAGTTCAGGCTTCTGTAGACTTTTCTTGATCTCACAAGCTTTAGGTTTTattagagagaagcagcaaacaCTTCCTGGTCACTGTGCTGTttcaacagcaaaaagaaactgaacaGCGCTGTGAAACAGTTGGGTGTGGGACCATAATCTGGAaactcctttttaaaaacttcttttttaggTGGAAAACTGTGTGACTACTAAGGGTACAGGCAAGCAGGTCAGTCTGCAATCTGAGATGAGCAGGTTCTCTAAGCCCTTGCATTACGACTTGTTACAGGAGGCAGGGAGAATGTGAAAGGGTGTTCCTCAGATCAAACCGCTATTGTAATCAGATGCAATGCAGGCAAATATAATGTATGTCAGTTACCAGAAATAAAAGTGTCAAGACTGTTGTGGCCTATCCAGATCTTTCCTTACTTTGGTGTGTATTTCTCCCATAATGCTTGTAATTGCAAGATTTCACATGCTTATCTGTAGCTGTgagtaaaataaaacacaaatgcTAGATTCtaacatttcagtttaaaaaaaatttgtgcaAACACTAAACAGAATCCTAAAGCAGACTGGGAGAAGCCAGTCCCAGAGCAGACAGTCATTACACAAGCAGAACATGCTAGTCATATCGAGCAGTGCTTGTTATGCACAGCAGAAAGCATTGCAAGAACTTAAAAGCCTAAAAATAACTTTGTCTTTAGAAAATTCTTGTCAGATGTTTAGTAGTAAGTATTTTCAATGCAGCTAACACTGATTCTATCTTCATCAGCTTTTCCATTCACAGTCTTTTCAGATGTGTTCCTTCAAGCCCAGCAGATGGAGCACAAGACCCCACCGGAAGCTCAGCAGTCTCAAGTCTGTCTCCAACATTTGCAAAAAGGTTGGAGATGAGCACAAGAGATCACAGTGTTTCAATGGTTAAGACTGAACCTAGGCAGTCTTAATGGTGGCAACTAGCCCCTTGGGGATTTTGTGATTTGTCTAAATCAGAAGACATGTTCCTCGTATACTCTTCGTTCTTAGGGTCTGCAGAGGCTTCCGTCCTGCTTACACGTGAAATCTTTGCAAATGTGCAGACCCTACCCTCCCCTGGCCTGAAATGGAAGTTAAACTTCTTCAGATAACTTTTCAGTAAAGCAGTCTGGAAGGAACTTTTCCAAATTATCTCAATGAGAACACAAACTTAGTAAgttgttggttttatttcaaatataacaCACTTCAATGTTCAAAAGAAATCTGAGTGTAGGTAAGCATGCGTGATCTATTCTTGTATATAACAGTGACCACCTCTGTCAGATGGCAAGAGTACAATCAGTCTGGAAGTCACAAACTGAAGTGAATTTTGATGTCATGGTATCGATAACCGAACCACAGGCTTCTATTCATGTATTTCTACTAACTGTAAGTCAGAATAGGGAACCATTGCATTGCTACCACATCTCCCAGTGAAGAAGGAACAATATGAAAATACCACAGTTGCTAACGTATTAGCAGCTTTGACACAATCTGCCATGTGATGCTGCTACTCTGCCTACATTTCCTGGGAGGACTGAGAAGAATCGTGCTGCGTTGTCTGTACTCATGGCTTTTCAAAGTGACTTTAGTTCAATCTAAAAAAGCAATTTCTATGCAGTCCAAACAGGTATGGGACATTTAATGTGGTGCAATCCCcaagaaaacaacattttctgtGGCTGAATATATTCATTAGAAAgcaacaaatgagaaaaaacccagcactgttccttaagtggaaaaaaagaaataatcaaaggAGGTCTATAGAATTGCTCACAATCTGTGTTAGCTCCCTGTCCATATGCAAGTTTACCTAAAAATTCCAGTATTGATTATCTACCTCTGTAAGAAGCCACCCCACACTGTGTAAGATTTCTTGATCTCAAAGCTACTAAAAGCTGTGTCTGTCGATCCTTGGGTCTACTTAAGAAAAAGGCAATGTACACACTGAAGGGATATAGCCAAGAGACTGCTAATGAGACGATCTTAAAAACTGCAATACGTTTATTGAGGGTATGAAGAATACAAGCCTATCAGTTTCATGTGCTGTTTGTAAAACCATACTTTAGATCTAAGTGTTCTTCCCCTCAAAACTGAGAACATCTATTGCTGTTACCTCCAAAACCGGAAATATGAACACTTGGCAAACTCAAGCTATCTTTAGGTTATAAAAACATAAGACAGCCTGTCCACTGCTGATGTCTTCTGAAACGGTCTGGTAGAGGACTGTTAAATGCGAATACTGTGATCAGTGTTTGAAAATAAGTGTATCAGTTATCTTTATTTAGTAATTTCCTTTGATTGTGAATGATCTTACCAAATGAAAATATTCTAGACATTACCATAGTTGCTTGGAATTAGTCCAGTTCTCCCTTTGCAAGTTCCTTTCCACCAATTGGTATCACtctgcagagaaaagagaaaatataatattttacaaGGGATATACTGCATCTCAGAAGTATTCAATCTGTATGGGATGTCTTAGACTCACCATGTCTGAGATGTAAATGATATCTCCTTCTTCAAAGTACAGTTcatctggcttttaaaaaaaaaaaaattaaaaaaaggaagagtaagCAAAAAGCTGAAAGTGTGCACTTATGTAAAACATATACCTGGACAAAGAAGAGTACATTCCGCTCTTCGTTCAAAAGAATAGTCACTCAAATTCTCTAGCAAGTAGGCAATGGTCTTTCATACTATAGTTTGACTTGCCTACAGCCAACTTTGTGGATCGGTGACCTTCCTGACAATAGAGAAAAAGCCTGTGGCCTTCCCAATAGACCACTAtgcaacaaaagcagagaaatgtaTCTTGTGTTTGCTAACTTCATCCCCATTTTGGCTGGTCCCAGTTCATCAAATCTTTTAGTTCTCAATTATCTTTGTTGCCtttggaagacaagaaaaaaaaaatcacttagatTGCTGATCTTAGACTGCAACTAATACAAGAGAAGAAagcatgctgcttttaaaaagagtGGGGCTTAAAAAAGGAGAGTGATGCTTAATGCGGCAGTTTTAGTGACATTAAGAATGATAACCAACGGCCTTTTTCATTGAAAACTGTATAGTAAGTCTAACAGGTCAACCTGAGCAGAACTGAAGAAATGTTATTATAGACAAGATTAAAATTAAGCTTCTCAAAACCCTAAAAATCTAGATGTACTTACCGTTCTGGGCTCAAATGTGTACAGGGCCCTGAAAACTTTAACCtgccctaaaaaagaaaaaaacaaacagtatcaGTATCATGCCTTCTAAACGCAGCACACACATACAGCCCTCAGATCCAAATAAATTCCTTTCCTTAATCCTTAAAGGTCTTGGTGAATGAATTTGTGCTATGCCTCTGTCAATGAAAATCATGATGAAAAGACTCAACCCAGCAGCATTGGTTTTGAAGGAAATGGGCCAACTGACCAGCTAAATGTAAACTGCCTCTTGTCCATATCTAATACGGTCTTCATAGCTCACCACGTGTGTCAACTGAAGCATTGCCATCAGTTTCTCAGGCAAAGTGTAGTTTCAGTCATATACACCCACACACACTCATACAtgttgtatatatattttattaataatatcaGATTTGTCAAAGGATACAGAATtaaggaaagaataaagaaacaaaacaacgaCCAATATCTGCAACATGTTCTCATACTTACTTGTAGTCTTTACTAATTAGGAAAATAATGCAGTAGCACAGAAATAATTGCActtaagaaaaatgacaaaatggtCACTGAGTCCTACTTATGGAATGCACAGCTGACCTGGTGGTCAGTTCAGATGCTTAAAGTAAGGAATAGTGTTTACAATTCCACTAAGTGGGCAACACTTAGTTTAAAGAGACTGTCAGCAGCATCcaagccaagaaaaaaataaccttaatGCAGAGAGGTACAAATTTAATTGTATAAACCGCAAAAGAAGCACCcctataaacattttttaaaaattcaataagGTACATTTCAAGAGCACCAAGCAGAAAGTGTAAGGTGAATACAGGAGAAGAAACATGTATCTTACATAATTTTATTAGCTGAATTGATGAAGTCCACTGAACTCAATGGACAAATACATTATGCAGACTGTTCTGTATTGTTTACTTTTGAATATTTGAAGTCTTAAGTATGTAggtttgtttacttttaaataactTAAGTATGTAGCTGTGTTTCAGGTTCTTACACTACACTTCACATGTTTATATAGATTAACTTGTGATTGAAGCAGTATTTGGTCCATCAGGATAACGCATTGCTTAGACCACACTTAGCCCAGGCTATTTTGTATCCTCAGAGAAACTGATGAACTTTCTGCCAAAGGTTAGTACTGTACAATAAAACGTGCGTACACAAAAATCTTGTGTAGTATATTATATGGAAAGACCTGAGTAATGAGAGAGTAGGTTTCCTTATGTCTCAAGAGTAAGCCTTTACCTTTCTGTAAAAAAGAATCATTGCTAGAAATTTTTTGCCTGATTTTTTGCTAAATGTAGTCTTTGTTACCCAAGTACCTAAAAAAGCCTACCCACAACAGTGATCATGTTAGAAAGTTAACTTAAGGGCTTCAGTAATGTCAGCCTAAATGTATATATGCTGACAGGCTTGAGACAGGAGTACGGTACTCAACTGTATAAGCTGCCATTTTGCAGCATACCCCACAGTCTTGGGGTGGCTCTTAATACGTGTTTTCAAATACCTCTGGATATTCCCTAGCAAGCACCATGCCACAGCACATACTTATGAAGTGATATTTACCAAGGCATAACTACTAAGCAAACCATTTCTGTAGTCCTCTGCCTCAGGCTTTTTTGGAGCTAAGTGTATGTAAAAATATAACCATAAAATAAATTTGTATAAACTTTCTAGATTGCCAAATACATGTAGACCCTGTGTATATGAGTTTTCTTCCAATGTGTAACTGTATCCCACACTCCCCACagatcttattttttaataacaccaTAGAATTTCAATTTGGCTTTACTGGTTCTCTCTCACACAAAGCGGACATTTCTGAGACATAAAAGGTCCAACACTTCTCAGACCTTTGCCTCAGAAACTAAATACTTGCACTGTGGCAACAGCTAAAAAGGATGAAGCATCTGTTCTGTTTGTTACCCATACAGAAATGATGAACAAGGACAGCAGATGTGTTCTAGATCTAAGAGTTTCAGAATGAAATGTCTAAACTGTAGCTGGGGagaagccaaacaaacaaaaaataaacaaaaaaataaaaaagaacaggaGATGACAAAACAGGGTAAGTGAAAGAGTGCTGTcccttctccctggctttcttacACAGATGGCAGAAAAATGCAAGACAGAACTGCACACTGACGACTCTGGTGACTTGAGCCATCACACACCAAATTTCAAGGGTTTATGTAGTAAAAGGAGGAAATGGACAACAAAATGGAagaataagaaatattaaaagaggAAATGCGAAAATGGCAGAAGATAGGGAAAAGCAAGAAATATAGTTCTCTGTGTGTGGTATGTGTTTCCTGTATTAATGTACTGCATCTGTGTCAACAGGTTTTCTAAAGCCATTACATCctaaggggaggaaaagaagaatggAAACACTGATGCTGATAAAAGTATTGCTGAAATGTTCTTTAAACAAAAGGCAATTGATGGTTGggattttttctgggttttgtttttgtttgtttttaattcagtacAACTGAAACAGAGAGTTACTTCCCCAAATGTCAAGCTGTGGTGTCACCCATAGCACAAGACATTCTAAAACATTTTCCTGTGATGAAATACAAAGTACAGATTTGCATCTATAGAACTGCAGGTCTGGTTAATGTTAATTTTACAGCACCTTACGTGGGAGTTAAACACTACTTACTACTGGCACCAATCTTttaaatatgtaatatatatttattacatattaTAATTAGACATTAAGCCTGGTTATGCTGCTGCACATAAGAGCTAAGAACAACAGGACTTCAGCACTTGGCATGGCAATTATTTGTGCCAAATTTCAATGCAAAAAAATCAGTCTAGATGACGTAAAATAACAGAACGTAAGGATGCAAAGGGCACATTAAACTTGAATCTCTGTTCTGCAAATACCGACAAATTGTATTCTGCTAGGCACATGCGTACCTGCAAA includes:
- the OSTF1 gene encoding osteoclast-stimulating factor 1 gives rise to the protein MSKPPPKPAKPGQVKVFRALYTFEPRTPDELYFEEGDIIYISDMSDTNWWKGTCKGRTGLIPSNYVAEQAESIDNPLHEAAKRGNLSWLRECLDNRVGVNGLDKAGNTALYWACHGGHKDIVDVLFTQANLELNQQNKLGDTALHAAAWKGYADIVEMLLAKGARTDLKNNEKKLALEMATNAACASLLKKKQSAGTVRTLSNAEEYLDDEDSD